The Oncorhynchus tshawytscha isolate Ot180627B linkage group LG05, Otsh_v2.0, whole genome shotgun sequence genome includes a window with the following:
- the LOC112250113 gene encoding protein LEG1 homolog — protein MQCIWTLSLLQLVALWANAAVVTENGLPILWDQAPSQLSELPQVDNLVTINPWNYLQRMSLYRILVGSTDKYMASMGTNETDSLFWGLPLQMGWKLRSGRLVDPTGATTCGKEGDPMCISATSWWACVNYYLSVIPFLAAVQKDVIGDGLIQVQVQAPAEAAEEYCTSYTECSTKYPDLMAKWEEFFQTLKDVSASEISDFEKRDQILGVYWAGQQLSLNSASTSCRAKMSYYSSPEVSFAKNWMNSADYVAATYFQSNLNNSVLFMSPLPSRVLQEGDSAPNIADLSKEENHTLYIFGWMTRMNRILMGSLVRIWRSAMCSDKAREKGRELLQDLVHDPKFAASTFFSILKEMTRSC, from the exons ATGCAGTGCATCTGGACCCTCTCCCTGCTTCAGCTAGTTGCCCTGTGGGCCAACGCAGCAGTGGTCACTGAAAATGGCCTCCCCATCCTCTGGGACCAGGCACCCAGCCAGCTGTCAGAACTGCCTCAGGTGGACAACTTGGTCACAATCAACCCCTGGAACTACCTGCAGAGGATGAGTCTGTATAGGATACTGGTGGGATCCACAGACAAGTACATGGCCTCCATGGGAACCAATGAGACTGACAGTCTGTTCTGGGGCCTGCCTCTGCAGATGGGCTGGAAACTCAGATCAG GACGGTTGGTTGACCCTACTGGCGCTACAACATGTGGAAAGGAAGGAGATCCCATGTGCATTTCTGCTACAAGCTGGTGGGCCT GTGTGAACTACTACCTTTCAGTGATCCCGTTCCTGGCTGCTGTGCAGAAAGACGTGATTGGAGATGGTCTCATTCAGGTCCAGGTACAGGCACCAGCTGAGGCAGCAGAAGAGTACTGCACCTCCTACACAGAGTGCTCTACTAAGTATCCAGACCTTATGGCCAAGTGGGAAGAATTCTTCCAG ACTCTGAAAGACGTGAGTGCATCTGAGATTTCTGACTTTGAGAAAAGGGACCAGATTCTGGGTGTCTATTGGGCAGGTCAACAGCTCTCTTTGAATAGTGCCTCAACCAGCTGCAGGGCAAA GATGAGCTACTATTCCAGCCCAGAGGTTTCATTCGCCAAAAACTGGATGAACTCTGCAGACTACGTAGCAGCAACATACTTCCAGTCCAACCTGAATAACTCTGTGCTGTTCATGAGCCCTCTGCCCAGCAGGGTGCTTCAGGAGGGGGATAGCGCCCCTAACATAGCTGACCTCAGCAAGGAGGAGAACCACACCCTCTATATCTTTGGCTGGATGACCAGAATGAACAGGATTCTGA TGGGTTCTCTGGTGAGGATTTGGCGCTCAGCCATGTGCTCTGACAAGGCTCGGGAGAAGGGCCGGGAGCTCCTACAGGATCTGGTCCATGACCCTAAGTTTGCTGCTTCCACCTTCTTCTCTATTCTCAAAGAGATGACACGCAGCTGCTGA